The genomic DNA CGTCGGTGTCACCAGGGTCAAGTCCTTCACCCAGGAGCAGAAGGACTGGATCGGCACCCAGATCCTGCGCCTCTGCCTGCGGGAGATCACCGAGTTCAAGTTCATGCAGACGGATCCCAACTGGACCAACTTCCTATACAACGCGGAGACCAACAggctcgagctcctcgactTTGGCGCCTCGAGGGAGTACCCTGACGAATTCGTTACGCAGTacgtcgagctgctcgcggcggcctcgagatcGGACCGCGAAGGTGTGAAGCAGCTCTCGGAGAGCCTGGGGTACCTCACTGGCCACGAGAGCAAGATCATGTTGGATGCGCACGTGAAATCGATTCTCACCCTGGCAGAGCCCTTCCTTGACTCAGCCCCCGAGGTCTACGACTTCCACGACCAGACCATCACCGAGCGTGTCAAGGCTCTCATCCCCGTCATGTTGCGCGAGAGGCTCGCGCCACCGCCCGAGGAGACGTACAGCTTGCACCGCAAGCTAAGCGGAGCCTTTCTGCTCTGCGCGAAACTCGGCAGCAAGGTCAAGTGCCGCGAGATGTTTGCGGAGAGTCTGAGGAAGAACGGGCTCACTGTTTAACGTAGACGGACAGCGGGTCACTCTCCCAATATATTTTGTAACCATCTTGTATTATAGCTGTACAACCAACATGTAGACAGACACCTCCTCCCACGCCGCTGGGCAGATAGACAAAAAGACGTCGAGTGCGAAGCCGGGATTAAAACTATGTTTTCATGTGATGCGAAACTGAGCATTGCACTCTTCATTCTCTCGGCCTCCGCTGCAGCTGGTCGAgctccttcctctctctACCGACaaccttcttcctcttccgcTCGATCGTCCGGTCgacctgcttcttcttcatgccGGCGAACTGGTCCATCAGGaacctcttcttctgctccgACTTCTTGAGGTAGAACGGCTGCTTGCCCTGCTTCAcgagctccttctccttgcgcTTGTGCTCCGAAAtgacgtcggcctcgcgctGCTTGCGCTCGCGCGTCTTAATCTTGGACTCCATCGACAGCAGCAGACGCTtcatctcctccttctttccagcgtccttggtcttcttcatctccccTCGTAGCTCCCGCATCTCGTCCTTGCGATAGTCGTCCAGGAACGCGTACGCCTTGCGGGCCTTTGCCTCGTCAACGGGCCCGCTCAAGGGGTCGAAGCGCGGATCGCGCACCTCCATCTTGGGCACGACGATGACCTCGCGACGCCGCGAGACAGGTTTCTTGCTCGACTGCTCCATAGGCGCGTGCTTGCTCGTGCGCTTGGCAAGGTTGGCACCGTACTTGTGTTTCCTGCCGACCTCCTCTGTGCCCGAGTCTGACTCCGATTCCGAGTCTGACGTtcccgcgccgcccttgcGCCGTTTGTTGGACGTGGGCATGGAGGCTTGTGCTTTGGCAAGGGCGCCAAAGGAGACGGCTGATATGTCGATCTTGGACTTCTTTGGTGGCGGTGATCCGGCAGACTGATATATCTTGTCAGTGACGGGTTCTAATATGTTTCACATAGCAAACGCACCTCATTTTCCTCCTTGTCACGATCcacctcatcatcatcatcaccttCACTCAGCTCATCGCCGTCCTCATCCATCTCTTCAGGCTCACTGCTGACATGCTCATCGATTTCAGGTTCCGCTTCCCTCCGAGGTCGCACGCGGCGCTGGAGGCCAGAGAGCCCCTGTTTCCTTTTACCGGATAACATTTTGTGTGATTGTTGTGTGAGAGCGGTTTGGGTAGCGATTGAATCGAGACAGAGAAGTGAGGATCGGAACTTCACATGGGAGGGATTCTGTCTCTCAAAGTCGTCGACCGAGCCCCGCTGAAAAGTTAGGACAACCAACCAGCCGTGTTATCGTCCGACCGGGTAGTTATCGATAAGATGCGGGCGGGATTTCTCCAGTGCGACAAGAACCACGTCCTTTTTGAACATATCTGCTCTTCCACCATCGCAGGACGAAAGGATTCCGAATCCGAGATATTTGAGTCATTAGGCTGCGCAGATCTGCATTGAAGGCTGACGCCAAAGGAGATTTCGCGTGATCCGACTCAATTGGGGCCATTAAGTGCAACTTGCTCCTGAGCCCGCCTATCCTCATGCATCCCTCCTTCGCCAGGATCTTCCCCAGATCTCGACATTTTCTCCAGCATCGCTTTACTCAAACTACCGCCGCAGCCGCGCGCCGACACCCGGGGCAACAACGCGCTGGTCTGGCGCAAAGTCGAAAAAGCGAACCCGAACGCCTCTCTTTGTTAACTCTCTCCAGCGCAAGTCGGATCTACGACGCCAGAACCGACGAGATGGACATGTCCAACGTACAATGGTGGGCGAAGCCGGCCCCGACCATGACTGCCCCCGCGAACCAGCAGCTAAGCAACAACGGCTTCACGATACCAGGCCTTGGCAATGTCTCCAATGCCGCCGATGTACCCTTTGATGGGTCTCGCCCCCGGGCGATTCCTCTACCCAAGCGACCCGTCGCCGCAGGCCAATCTACAACCCGGAAGAAGAGGCCTCACACACCGTAAGtccgacgtcgccgtcctctACCTCCCCCCCTAGCGCAAACCTCCCCCGAGCTAACTTCTTGCTCAGATCTGGCGTCGCATCAAACAGCCGCGATAAGATCATGGCTCCCAGCGCCGCGTCCGGCGGCGTCCCCGACCCAACCCCGGAATACCTCCACCGCGCCTCCCTCCCGTcgaccctcctccccacCCCGCGccccatcctcgtcgtcatggACCTCAACGGTACACTCCTCCACCGCCCGAACCGGCGCCAGGCGACCTCCTTTGTCGAGCGGCCACACGCCCGGCGCTTTCTGCAGTATTGCCTCGATACTTTTCACGTCGTCGTATGGTCTTCGGCCCGTCCCGGCAACGTCCAGTCCATGTGCGACCAACTCCTCCTGGGCCCacctggcggcggcgcgggcggcggcggccacgccgACAGAGGCT from Colletotrichum higginsianum IMI 349063 chromosome 3, whole genome shotgun sequence includes the following:
- a CDS encoding phosphoprotein phosphatase, encoding MDMSNVQWWAKPAPTMTAPANQQLSNNGFTIPGLGNVSNAADVPFDGSRPRAIPLPKRPVAAGQSTTRKKRPHTPSGVASNSRDKIMAPSAASGGVPDPTPEYLHRASLPSTLLPTPRPILVVMDLNGTLLHRPNRRQATSFVERPHARRFLQYCLDTFHVVVWSSARPGNVQSMCDQLLLGPPGGGAGGGGHADRGSYRRRVLAVWGRDRFGLTEADYQLRVQVYKRLELVWREKNVQAAHPDAAYGGRWDQTNTVLVDDSSEKARSEPYNLLRVPEFFGNANEPGYIVPQIHDYLNALCHQSDVSAYMRENPFEVRKDYKLAPIEQ
- a CDS encoding rRNA processing protein, translating into MLSGKRKQGLSGLQRRVRPRREAEPEIDEHVSSEPEEMDEDGDELSEGDDDDEVDRDKEENESAGSPPPKKSKIDISAVSFGALAKAQASMPTSNKRRKGGAGTSDSESESDSGTEEVGRKHKYGANLAKRTSKHAPMEQSSKKPVSRRREVIVVPKMEVRDPRFDPLSGPVDEAKARKAYAFLDDYRKDEMRELRGEMKKTKDAGKKEEMKRLLLSMESKIKTRERKQREADVISEHKRKEKELVKQGKQPFYLKKSEQKKRFLMDQFAGMKKKQVDRTIERKRKKVVGRERKELDQLQRRPRE